A genomic segment from Colletotrichum higginsianum IMI 349063 chromosome 5, whole genome shotgun sequence encodes:
- a CDS encoding Cre-bre-3 protein, which translates to MPGGNAVLWKLAKTTSHYDNSVSANNQWNWATILQTALMFFGLVAQMPPYVSVLGLCMPMRPGSYAQAPAKRDFRSLRVCLVTKGTNFDTVVRATRAWVPLQNMPGVRFHVVLDDESREVEFRQALPSFVQIVVVPSAFAPSKAKYKARALEFYRRNQQLTASDWVLHLDEESMIDADVMDACVDFITRTDLDVAMGTLHYNDVNHWKNGFLTTAETLRSQEDFGKFSFSVRTRNKPMLGWMHGSWIVVNGAVENAVTWDTDCQAEDFWFAYNSSAKGYRFGWIWNTVHEQPSETFRDFWKQRRRWYTGILSIPSVLVQVSLVVGVIGEFVYWVGPVYTHLGGSFVIPKWLYFWGLWHLAVDTHSLLVASFMQDLTAPAGVTWPQTVQHAVGTVVLAPFVRLVQVAALITCIFSPAQGFAIVSKV; encoded by the exons ATGCCCGGAGGAAACGCAGTGCTCTGGAAGCTGGCCAAGACGACCAGCCACTACGACAACTCCGTGTCGGCCAACAACCAGTGGAACTGGGCCACGATACTGCAGACGGCGCTGATGTTCtttggcctcgtcgcccagatGCCGCCGTACGTGTCCGTCTTGGGCTTGTGCATGCCCATGCGGCCCGGCTCGTACGCGCAGGCCCCGGCGAAGCGCGATTTCCGGAGCCTGAGGGTGTGCCTCGTGACCAAGGGCACGAATTTTGAC ACCGTCGTCAGGGCCACCAGGGCCTGGGTGCCGCTTCAGAACATGCCGGGCGTGCGCTTCCACGTCGTcctggacgacgagagcAGGGAGGTCGAGTTCCGACAGGCGCTGCCCTCGTTCGTCCAGATCGTCGTCGTGCCGTCCGCCTTCGCGCCCAGCAAGGCAAAGTACAAGGCGCGCGCGCTGGAGTTCTACCGGCGGAACCAGCAGCTGACCGCCAGCGACTGGGTCCTGCACCTGGACGAGGAGTCCATgatcgacgccgacgtcatGGACGCGTGCGTCGACTTCATCACGAGGACCGACCTGGACGTCGCCATG GGAACCCTGCATTAcaacgacgtcaaccacTGGAAGAACGGCTTCCTGACAACGGCCGAGACGCTTCGCAGCCAGGAGGACTTTGGCAAGTTCTCCTTCTCGGTGCGGACGCGCAACAAGCCCATGCTCGGGTGGATGCACGGGTCCTGGATCGTGGTCAACGGGGCCGTGGAAAACGCCGTGACGTGGGACACCGACTGCCAGGCGGAGGATTTCTGGTTTGCGTACAAC TCTTCGGCCAAGGGATACAGGTTCGGCTGGATATGGAACACGGTCCACGAGCAGCCGAGCGAGACGTTCCGGGACTTCTGGAAGCAGCGCAGGCGGTGGTACACGGGCATCCTGTCCATCCCcagcgtcctcgtccaggtctCGCTCGTCGTGGGCGTCATCGGGGAGTTTGTATACTGGGTCGG TCCCGTCTACACGCACCTCGGCGGCTCCTTCGTCATCCCCAAGTGGCTTTACTTCTGGGGCCTCTGGcatctcgccgtcgacacgCACAGCCTTCTCGTCGCATCCTTCATGCAGGACctcacggcgccggcgggcgtgACGTGGCCGCAGACGGTGCAGCACGCCGTCGGCACGGTCGTGCTCGCGCCGTTTGTGCGTCTCGTCCAGGTCGCGGCGCTGATCACCTGCATTTTCAGTCCGGCGCAGGGGTTCGCCATCGTGTCCAAGGTATGA
- a CDS encoding Gamma-glutamyltransferase: MKLSLTSAALAQLLLGIAQPVLAAPSQDLSTSTIPKLGAVASETDICSRIGTDLLQKGGNAADATVGTVLCVGVVGMYHSGIGGGGFMLVRSSNGTYEFIDFRETAPAAAFETMYTNNTRASIYGGLASGVPGELRGLEHLHKKYGKLPWAKVVEPAVKVARHGFRVNEDLVRYMDSVTPNGNFLTEDPAWAIDFAPNGYRVRLNETMTRRRYADMLETIGRQGVDAFYTGAIANATIAALRRANGTMTLEDLRNYTVAVREPAQISYRGYKLTACNAPSGGIVALSALNIVGGYDGFGNPGARNVTVHRLDEAMRFAYGQRTKLGDPSFVDGLSAYTRSMISPETGALVRSRISDAATQNVSYYNPEGIESLETPGTSHVAAADASGLAVSLTTTVNLLFGSQVMVPETGLVMNNEMNDFSIPGSSNAFGFIPSPANYVQPGKRPLSSIAPVIVEQPDGRLYFVIGSAGGSRIITATIQNLHNVLDRNLTVPQSLAEPRFHDQLSPNTAAFEYAYDNATTAYLTTLGVNVTWVAPGGSTAQGVRLLPNGTFEAGSEPRQKNSGGYAV, from the exons ATGAAGCTCTCCTTGACCTCCGCTGCCCTCGCGCAGctgctcctcggcatcgcgcAGCCCGTCCTCGCGGCCCCGAGCCAGGACCTGAGCACCAGCACCATCCCGAAActgggcgccgtcgcctccgagACGGACATCTGCAGCAGGATCGGCACCGACCTCCTCCAGAAGGgcggcaacgccgccgacgccaccgtcggcaccgtcctctgcgtcggcgtcgtcggcatgtACCacagcggcatcggcggcggcggcttcatGCTCGTCCGCTCGAGCAACGGCACCTACGAGTTCATCGACTTCCGCGAGAcggccccggccgccgccttcgagaCCATGTACACCAACAACACGCGAGCCAGCATTTACGGCGGTCTGGCCAG CGGTGTCCCCGGTGAGCTgcgcggcctcgagcaccTCCACAAGAAGTACGGCAAGCTGCCCTGGGCCAAGGTGGTCGAGCCCGCGGTCAAGGTGGCGCGCCACGGCTTCCGCGTCAACGAGGACCTGGTCCGCTACATGGACTCGGTGACGCCCAACGGCAACTTCCTGACCGAGGACCCGGCGTGGGCCATCGACTTCGCGCCCAACGGGTACCGTGTGAGGCTGAACGAGACCATGACGCGCCGGCGGTACGCCGACATGCTCGAGACCATCGGCCGgcagggcgtcgacgccttCTACAcgggcgccatcgccaacgccaccatcgccgcgcTCCGGcgcgccaacggcaccatgACGCTCGAGGACCTGCGCAACtacaccgtcgccgtccgcgagCCCGCCCAGATCTCGTACCGCGGCTACAAGCTCACGGCCTGCAACGCGCCCTcgggcggcatcgtcgccctcAGCGCCCTCAACATCGTCGGCGGCTACGACGGCTTCGGCAACCCGGGCGCCCGCAACGTCACCGTCCaccgcctcgacgaggccatgcGCTTCGCCTACGGCCAGCGCACCAAGCTCGGCGACCCGtccttcgtcgacggcctgtCGGCCTACACCCGGAGCATGATCTCCCCCGAGaccggcgccctcgtccgctCCCGCatctccgacgccgccacccaGAACGTCTCGTACTACAACCCCGAGGGCATCGAGTCGCTCGAGACCCCCGGCACCTcgcacgtcgccgccgccgacgccagcggcctcgccgtctcgctcaccaccaccgtcaaCCTCCTCTTCGGCTCCCAGGTCATGGTGCCCGAGACGGGCCTCGTCATGAACAACGAGATGAACGACTTCAGCATCCCCGGCTCCAGCAACGCCTTCGGCTTCATCCCGAGCCCGGCCAACTACGTCCAGCCCGGCAAGCGCCCGCTGTCCTCCATCGCccccgtcatcgtcgagcagcccgacggccgcctgtacttcgtcatcggctccgccggcggcagccgcatcatcaccgccaccaTCCAGAACCTGCACAACGTGCTCGACCGCAACCTCACCGTCCCCCAGTCGCTCGCCGAGCCCCGCTTCCACGACCAGCTGAGCCCCaacaccgccgccttcgagTACGCCTACGACAACGCCACCACCGCCTACCTCACCACCCTGGGCGTCAACGTCACCTGGGTCGCccccggcggcagcacgGCGCAGGGCGTGAGGCTGCTGCCCAACGGCACCTTTGAGGCCGGCAGCGAGCCGAGGCAGAAGAACTCGGGCGGCTATGCCGTCTAA
- a CDS encoding Short chain dehydrogenase, whose product MARNLTVLPAYLTRLFSLAGKTAVVTGASSGIGREIALALGQSGAKVILVARRAQPLAAAAEQLAQLGVPATPIAADLSNLADLHHASARIKSAHGVPDILVNAAGAGLSRRPPPLSRVTQGDWDHAIAANLTAPFALGQAFGPGMAARGSGRIINVVGQQSFRDCPGGDSGAYGAAKGGLVSLTRSQAEAWSRSGVLCNAIAPGVVVVEETPAIVTEGVTEEVPTAAADAAERAEAHAARTMIGRNGVVEDFAGVAVWLASGASAAVTGQTIFVDGGYSAT is encoded by the coding sequence ATGGCCAGGAACCTGACCGTCCTGCCAGCATACCTCACCCGCCTCTTCAGCCTCGCGGGCAAGACGGCCGTCGTCACGGGCGCCAGCTCGGGCATCGGCAGGGagatcgccctcgccctcggccagaGCGGCGCAAAagtcatcctcgtcgcccgccgcgcGCAGCCgctggccgcggccgccgagcagctcgcccagctcggcgtGCCCGCGACCCCGATCGCCGCGGACCTCTCGAACCTCGCGGACCTGCACCACGCCAGCGCCCGCATCAAGTCCGCCCACGGCGTGcccgacatcctcgtcaacgccgccggcgcgggcctctctcgccgcccgccgccgctctcgcGCGTCACCCAGGGCGACTGGGaccacgccatcgccgcgAACCTCACGGCGCCCTTCGCGCTCGGCCAGGCCTTCGGCCCGGGCATGGCCGCCCGCGGCAGCGGCCGCAtcatcaacgtcgtcggccagcagTCGTTCCGCGACTGCCcgggcggcgacagcggggcctacggcgccgccaagggcggcCTCGTGTCGCTGACGCGGTCCCAGGCCGAGGCGTGGTCGCGCAGCGGCGTTTTGTGCAACGCCATCGCgccgggcgtcgtcgtcgtcgaggagacgCCTGCGATTGTGACGGAGGGTGTGACGGAGGAGGTTccgacggccgccgctgacgccgccgagagggCCGAGGCGCACGCGGCGCGGACGATGATCGGGCGGAACGGCGTGGTGGAGGACTTTGCCGGGGTCGCCGTGTGGTTGGCGAGCGGCGCGAGTGCCGCCGTCACGGGGCAGACCATCTTTGTCGACGGAGGGTATTCGGCTACGTAG
- a CDS encoding Toxin biosynthesis protein, with translation MDPTGAADYPNMTGDEQWDWSDYDMTAYADLYPQHNYAEMSYARALYTFFVWETWMSVRQIFTRELLHPVLLYALSVGCIAAALNVRERYRAAWVAASVAIGAAIVEYVARTDFVYVVKDSLVRLVVIHNLGAVVMILWERFCLTDEQKALPWGRRAVATYKIMWNSRFVNTARPAPVFHLLKADEERQREVLRTAAEEEKDVSRDGNTASIGNPDDTNDTNNFHKTAWRTTRHVGRGAWGRVRQPISRLWSALTPKQRWIARTVAKITVVWAVDRVLDQLADVYIDFDWWDIQLHKTSFLRRLGDVSAREVVIRCYFAFQAVWGAYAFYTIVHSAMAVFFVGLGVDEPDEWPPVFGDVREAWNLRRFWSKYWDRLIYRAVNGLGEMLLTAVGLGGPRPFRGRKRWLLNGLVFAISGVFHGFTDYFSGIRCSYVWEFWWWAANFVAVVGETALLHAVRTYFPRFHHRMSGRPGKAVGFLWVFAWLFWAYPKSQFTTMHCLPENR, from the coding sequence ATGGATCCCACCGGAGCCGCGGACTACCCAAACATGACGGGGGACGAGCAGTGGGACTGGTCCGACTACGACATGACGGCGTACGCCGACCTCTACCCCCAGCACAACTACGCCGAGATGAGCTACGCCAGGGCGCTGTACACCTTCTTCGTCTGGGAGACGTGGATGTCGGTGAGGCAGATCTTCACCAGGGAGCTCCTGCACCCGGTCCTCCTCTACGCCCTCAGCGTGGGctgcatcgccgccgccctcaacGTCCGCGAGCGCTACCGCGCCGCCTGGGTCGCCGCCTCCGTGGCCATCGgggccgccatcgtcgagtACGTCGCCCGGACGGACTTCGTctacgtcgtcaaggactccctcgtccgcctcgtcgtcatccacaacctcggcgccgtcgtcatgaTCCTGTGGGAGCGGTTCTGCCTCACGGACGAGCAGAAGGCGCTGCCGTGGGggcgccgcgccgtcgcgaCCTACAAGATCATGTGGAACTCGCGCTTCGTCAACACCGCCCGCCCGGCTCCCGTCTTCCATCTgctcaaggccgacgaggagcgccAGAGAGAGGTCCTtcgcaccgccgccgaagaggagaaggacgtAAGCCGAGATGGTAATACCGCTTCCATTGGGAACCCCGACGACACCAACGATACCAACAACTTTCATAAGACAGCTTGGAGGACGACACGACACGTCGGCCGTGGAGCCTGGGGACGCGTCCGCCAGCCCATTTCCCGTCTCTGGAGCGCGCTCACGCCGAAGCAGCGCTGGATCGCGCGGACCGTCGCCAAGATCACCGTCGTCTGGGCCGTCGAccgcgtcctcgaccagctcgccgacgtctACATCGACTTCGACTGGTGGGACATCCAGCTGCACAAGACGTCGTTCCTGCGGCGGCTCGGCGATGTCAGCGCGCGCGAGGTGGTGATCCGGTGCTACTTCGCGTTCCAGGCCGTCTGGGGCGCCTACGCCTTCTACACGATCGTGCActcggccatggccgtcttcttcgtcgggctcggcgtcgacgagcccgaCGAGTGGCCGCCCGTCTTCGGCGACGTGCGCGAGGCCTGGAACCTGCGCCGCTTCTGGAGCAAGTACTGGGACCGCCTCATCTACCGCGCCgtcaacggcctcggcgagatgctcctgacggccgtcggcctcggcgggcCCCGGCCCTTCCGCGGCCGCAAGCGCTGGCTGCTCAacggcctcgtcttcgccatcaGCGGCGTCTTCCACGGCTTCACCGACTACTTCTCCGGCATCCGCTGCAGCTACGTCTGGGAGTTCTGGTGGTGGGCCGCCAacttcgtcgccgtcgtcggcgagacgGCGCTGCTCCACGCCGTCCGCACCTATTTCCCGCGCTTCCACCACCGCATGAGCGGCCGGCCGGGCAAGGCCGTCGGCTTCCTCTGGGTTTTTGCGTGGCTGTTCTGGGCGTACCCCAAGAGCCAGTTCACGACCATGCACTGCCTGCCTGAGAATCGTTAG